The following coding sequences are from one Culex quinquefasciatus strain JHB chromosome 1, VPISU_Cqui_1.0_pri_paternal, whole genome shotgun sequence window:
- the LOC6034793 gene encoding uncharacterized protein LOC6034793: MTDSEGRTPVKIKEETDDEPNLMSLEKLDRGTPEIWPEKASLDSYTIIQTFEHNESNLSALPSKWVNKKGWNGGTPDRMSVIAGNDLCYWPKGASGYRLLEQAKLDPTIAIDKRFLSAFRCKILKENIPTYVEAICEQKTLEKELNELNKQPLPTASASLQSDQGAEGNVLLSQILSSVESLQRQVQIIAKDQQTTKTQVNKCYHLLLQINDRLNEGPPQTPQALGVLEIPSSSNATDPTNTIPLKPVKSLEDMEALQDHARDPLFVQSVIRSMGMIHGKCRHMGEGRTICLRVVDYFFDRRFMLTCSWTGTARGTENNGARATKIPFQRFDKVINLFYQVVLYSDPTFLYDDCLTFLHRCVRNAKQRFAEVKGMRLSVARKRRRRMEKEPVVVIESIEADEDESNSCDIIKEEFDLEGL, from the exons ATGACCGATTCAGAAGGAAGGACGCccgttaaaataaaagaag aaactGACGATGAGCCCAATTTGATGAGCTTGGAGAAACTTGACCGAGGAACGCCAGAAATATGGCCTGAAAAAG catcATTGGACAGCTACACAATTATTCAAACCTTTGAACACAATGAATCGAATCTGTCCGCGCTTCCGTCAAAGTGGGTGAACAAAAAAGGCTGGAATGGCGGAACTCCAGATCGAATGTCGGTGATTGCCGGGAACGATCTGTGCTACTGGCCTAAAGGTGCGTCCGGCTATCGCCTTCTGGAGCAAGCCAAGCTGGATCCTACCATCGCAATTGACAAACGATTTCTGTCGGCATTTCggtgcaaaattttgaaagaaaatattcCAACGTATGTTGAG GCTATCTGCGAGCAGAAAACTCTGGAAAAGGAGTTGAATGAGCTGAACAAGCAGCCACTGCCAACAGCTTCCGCGTCTCTGCAATCGGATCAGGGAGCCGAAGGAAACGTTCTACTGTCTCAAATTCTTTCCTCGGTGGAATCGCTGCAAAGGCAAGTGCAAATAATCGCCAAGGATCAGCAAACGACAAAGACGCAAGTGAATAAGTGCTATCACTTGTTGCTGCAAATCAACGACAGACTCAACGAAGGCCCTCCTCAAACTCCTCAAGCGCTGGGCGTGTTGGAAATCCCAAGCTCCTCGAACGCGACAGACCCAACCAACACGATTCCGTTGAAACCGGTGAAATCTTTGGAAGATATGGAAGCTCTACAGGACCACGCTCGCGACCCACTGTTTGTGCAGAGCGTTATAAGGTCCATGGGGATGATCCACGGCAAGTGTCGCCACATGGGCGAAGGTCGAACGATTTGTCTGCGCGTTGTGGACTACTTTTTCGATCGCCGCTTCATGTTGACCTGCTCCTGGACTGGCACTGCCCGCGGCACGGAGAACAATGGCGCCAGGGCCACAAAAATCCCCTTCCAGAGGTTCGACAAGGTGATCAACCTGTTTTACCAGGTGGTGTTGTACTCGGATCCGACATTTCTATACGACGACTGCCTAACGTTTCTGCACCGGTGCGTGAGGAACGCCAAGCAGCGGTTCGCCGAGGTGAAGGGCATGCGGCTGTCGGTTGCGCGGAAGCGACGCAGACGGATGGAGAAGGAACCGGTGGTTGTGATCGAATCCATCGAGGCAGATGAAGACGAGAGCAACAGCTGCGACATCATCAAGGAAGAATTTGATCTGGAGGGCCTGTAA
- the LOC6034792 gene encoding unc-112-related protein has product MIHVGDNTWNIRVFITDLQVEKILRVRGDLHIGGVMLRLVDPENPKDWSDHALWWPSRNMWLTRTKSTLDQVGLHADALLHFTPMHKTLRVQMPDLRYLDCRVDYSIKTFGAVVALCKDLGIRHPEELSLCKPLEPAHLKKNYADLPKKKIPIEQNGNGRDFVQPAPDTNTFIQTTATNFHGSSGSLDGPANGGPFSCAPVQHPHYTPNRPNLQSTPISSPTGTLRHNYANGHTSFNESSSSLGDAIDNLAYSPCAPSPEARSRLVRPKSLVERARMNVGWLDSSLSIMEQGIREFDTLCLRFKYYTFFDLNPKYDQVRINQLYEQAKWHLLNEEIDCTEEEMLMFGALQFQVNLQNEVPQPDSGIDTSSLDNAADDDVDAALRELQITLEGPNNGHTAGDITHIPELTDYLRFLKPKKFTLKGYKRYWFTYKDLHLHLYKSRDDARSNNPPQVSINLRGCEVTPEVNLSQSKFNIKLEVPLEHNTNSEMWIRCDNEDQYAKWMAACRLASKGRSLADSSYDSEVASIKSFLSMQKPAQAPAVTINPNNIEPNEYLSPRYAKKLKNKSVMRMLEAHANVKDLSLVDAKLNYIRAWQSLPDFGVTLFVIKFDGHKKEELLGVASNRIMKMDINTGDHLKTWRYNTMKAWNVNWEIKCMMVQFQGESVIFSSLSADCKVIHEFIGGYIFMSMRSKETNQTLNEELFHKLTGGWN; this is encoded by the exons AAAACCCCAAAGATTGGTCCGACCACGCACTATGGTGGCCCTCGAGAAACATGTGGCTTACCAGAACCAAGTCCACGCTGGACCAGGTGGGACTGCACGCGGACGCCTTGCTGCACTTCACACCCATGCACAAAACCCTCAGAGTACAG ATGCCGGATTTGCGATACCTGGACTGCCGGGTGGATTACTCGATCAAAACTTTCGGAGCCGTTGTGGCACTTTGCAAAGACCTGGGCATTCGACATCCGGAGGAGTTGTCACTGTGTAAACCATTGGAGCCGGcacatttgaagaaaaactaTGCCGATTTACCGAAAAAGAAGATTCCAATCGAGCAGAATGGCAACGGACGAGATTTTGTGCAGCCAGCTCCAGATACGAACACGTTTATCCAAACCACAGCTACAAACTTTCACGGCAGCAGCGGAAGTCTGGATGGACCAGCGAACGGTGGACCATTTTCCTGCGCACCAGTACAGCATCCACACTACACACCCAACAGGCCAAATCTGCAGAGCACGCCAATCAGCTCTCCCACGGGG ACTTTGAGGCACAATTATGCAAATGGACACACTTCGTTCAACGAGTCATCTTCGAGCTTGGGTGACGCGATCGACAATTTGGCGTACAGCCCGTGTGCCCCCAGTCCGGAAGCACGGTCACGTTTGGTCAGACCAAAGTCACTCGTCGAGCGGGCCCGGATGAACGTGGGCTGGCTGGACTCGTCTCTGTCGATCATGGAGCAGGGCATCCGAGAGTTTGATACACTCTGCTTGCGCTTCAAGTATTACACCTTCTTTGACCTCAATCCCAAGTACGACCAGGTGCGCATTAACCAGTTGTACGAACAGGCCAAGTGGCACCTGCTGAACGAAGAAATCGATTGCACCGAGGAGGAAATGCTCATGTTTGGAGCGCTGCAGTTTCAGGTCAACCTGCAGAACGAGGTTCCGCAGCCTGACTCCGGCATTGACACGTCCAGTTTGGACAATGCTGCAGATGACGATGTGGACGCGGCCCTTCGGGAACTACAGATTACACTCGAGGGCCCAAACAATGGCCATACAGCGGGAGATATAACCCATATACCGGAACTAACGGATTAtctaagatttttaaa GCCCAAAAAGTTTACCCTCAAAGGATACAAACGCTACTGGTTCACGTACAAAGACTTGCATCTGCATTTGTACAAGAGTCGCGATGATGCCCGATCTAACAATCCACCGCAGGTGTCAATCAACCTACGAGGGTGTGAGGTAACGCCGGAAGTAAACCTGTCGCAGAGCAAGTTCAACATTAAACTGGAGGTTCCGCTCGAGCACAATACCAACAGCGAAATGTGGATTCGGTGCGACAACGAGGATCAGTACGCGAAATGGATGGCGGCGTGTCGGTTAGCGTCCAAGGGTCGTTCCCTGGCGGACAGTTCGTACGACAGCGAGGTCGCCAGCATCAAGTCGTTCCTGAGCATGCAGAAGCCCGCCCAAGCGCCGGCAGTCACCATCAATCCGAACAACATCGAACCCAACGAGTATCTGTCGCCGCGGTACgcgaaaaagcttaaaaataagTCCGTCATGCGGATGCTGGAGGCGCACGCCAACGTGAAGGATCTGTCGCTGGTCGATGCCAAGTTGAACTACATCCGGGCGTGGCAGAGCCTGCCGGACTTTGGTGTCACGCTGTTTGTGATCAAGTTTGACGGCCACAAGAAGGAGGAACTGCTGGGCGTTGCCAGCAACCGGATCATGAAGATGGACATCAACACGGGCGATCATCTGAAAACCTGGCGCTACAACACGATGAAG GCCTGGAACGTCAACTGGGAGATCAAGTGCATGATGGTGCAGTTCCAGGGCGAGAGTGTCATCTTCTCTTCGCTGTCCGCCGACTGCAAGGTAATCCACGAATTCATCGGTGGTTACATCTTCATGTCGATGCGATCGAAGGAAACGAACCAAACCCTGAACGAGGAGCTCTTCCACAAGCTAACGGGCGGATGGAACTGA
- the LOC6034794 gene encoding ADP-ribosylation factor 2, with protein sequence MGLTISSVLTRLFGKKQMRILMVGLDAAGKTTILYKLKLGEIVTTIPTIGFNVETVEYKNICFTVWDVGGQDKIRPLWRHYFQNTQGLIFVVDSNDRERIVEAEKELQSMLQEDELRDAVLLVFANKQDLPNAMTAAELTDKLHLNQLRNRQWYIQATCATQGHGLYEGLDWLSNELAKK encoded by the exons ATGGGACTTACAATTTCCAGCGTTTTAACCAGGCTTTTCGGCAAGAAGCAGATGAGAATACTGATGG TTGGTTTGGATGCCGCCGGTAAAACAACAATCCTGTACAAGCTGAAGCTGGGTGAAATTGTCACGACCATTCCCACCATCGGATTCAACGTAGAAACGGTCGAGTACAAGAACATCTGCTTTACGGTTTGGGATGTCGGTGGCCAGGACAAAATCCGTCCGCTGTGGCGTCACTACTTCCAGAATACGCAGGGTCTGATCTTTGTCGTAGATTCCAATGATCGGGAGCGAATCGTCGAAGCTGAGAAAGAGCTGCAGAGTATGCTCCAGGAGGACGAGCTGCGAGACGCGGTTCTGCTGGTGTTTGCGAACAAACAGGATCTGCCGAACGCGATGACCGCCGCCGAGCTGACCGACAAACTTCATCTAAACCAGCTCAGAAATAGACAG TGGTACATCCAGGCGACCTGTGCAACCCAGGGCCACGGCCTGTACGAAGGCTTAGACTGGCTGTCCAATGAACTGGCCAAGAAATGA